Within Alcanivorax sp. REN37, the genomic segment GCAGAACGCGAGTTCTGATCCGCCCCGGGCCCCAGGAGAACCGCCACAGCATGATGCGCCGACTTGCCTCCCTGTCCTGCCTTGTCCTGCTGCTGAGTGCCTGCGGCCTGAGTCCGCAGGTGGTCAATGTGGCGCCGTCGCCCCAGGCAGACAGCGGCACTAATGGCCGCAACGCGCCGGTACGGGTGGAAGTGCACGATGAACGGCCACAGCAACACGTTGGCAGCCGCGGCGGCGTTTACCCCGACACCAGCCTGATCCGGCCTGCCAATAACGTCGCCAAGGCGCTCTACGATGCGGTAACACGCAGCCTGCAGAGCATGGGTTACAACGCCCTCAATCCGGGCGACGCAGCCACAGAGCTGCAACTGCGGCTGACTGAGCTGAGCTACGTGCCGGCCGAAGGCGCGGTGGTCAACAAGGTGGTCATCACCGCCAAACTGGAAGCCACTGCCCGCCGCGGCAGCGCCGAGCACATCGGTCGCTACCAGAGTTCCGTGACCCACGAAACGCCGCTCACTCCCAGCGCCTCGCGCAACGAACAAATGATCAACGACGTGCTTGAGCGCACGCTTAACCGACTGTTGGTAGACCCGAAAATGCGCGCCTTCTTGGCTGGCAATGACCGCCCCTGAGACCTGCCCTGACCACCACCTGGTGATCCATTACTGCCGCCAGTGCAACTGGATGCTGCGCGCCAGCTGGATGGCGCAGGAGCTGCTCCATACTTTCGACGACAGCTTGGCACAAGTCAGCTTGGCACCCGGCACCGGCGGCGTGTTCATCATCACGCTGAACGGCGAGGTGCTGTGGGACCGCCGCGAAAACGGCGGTTTTCCACAAGCGGCAGAGTTAAAACGGCGGGTACGCGACCGCATCGCACCGAATCGCGCGCTCGGCCACGTGGATGACACGCCTCAGGCGCAGCGCTGACTGAGGCGCTCGCGCAGTCCGGGCAGCCAGGGCGGCAATTGCCCGGTCGGATAGGGTTGCGGCTCGCCCTGCCCCCACACCGGCCCCGGCCAGCAGGCGTCATCCTGGCGCCGAGCAATCACATGGATGTGCAGCTGCGGCACCAAGTTGCCCAATGCACCGATATTGATCTTGTCGGCGCCGGTGAGCCCTTTCAGATAGAGCCCGCAACGGTTGGCCATATCCAGCAACGCGTGCTGGGATTCGATCGGCAATTCATACCATTCCGTGACGCCGTGCTGCTTGGGCACCACAATCACCCAGGGAAAGCGCTGGTCATCCATCCAACGCAGCCACATGTCCGACGTTTCGCCAATGGCGTGGGTGTCGGCCTCCAGACGGGGATGCAGAAGCGCTGCTGTCACCCAAGAACCTCCTTGCTGCGGCACCGGCCAAGCCGGCATCTGTGTGAAGCTTACCCGACCCGGTAATCCGAGGGGCTGCGGCCGGTCCAGCGACGGAACGCCCGCGCGAAGTTCGATGCATCGGAATAGCCCAGCATCAGGGCAATATCGTCCACCGTGCTGTCGGTTTGCGTCAGATGCTCCACCGCCAATCCCTTGCGCAAGTCATCGAGAATGCGCTGATAGCTGGTGCCCAACTGCTGCAATTTACGCTTCAGCGTACGTGACGACATATGCAGCTCTGACGCCACTTCTTCCACGCTCGGAAAGCGGCGCGGATGGGTCAGCACAATGCGCCGCACCCGCCCCAGCACCCCCGGCGGCGCCTTGATGGCCGCCAGTTCGCGCTCACATTGGGCTGCAGCCATACGTGCCAGACGCGGA encodes:
- a CDS encoding YajG family lipoprotein: MMRRLASLSCLVLLLSACGLSPQVVNVAPSPQADSGTNGRNAPVRVEVHDERPQQHVGSRGGVYPDTSLIRPANNVAKALYDAVTRSLQSMGYNALNPGDAATELQLRLTELSYVPAEGAVVNKVVITAKLEATARRGSAEHIGRYQSSVTHETPLTPSASRNEQMINDVLERTLNRLLVDPKMRAFLAGNDRP
- a CDS encoding SelT/SelW/SelH family protein, with the protein product MTAPETCPDHHLVIHYCRQCNWMLRASWMAQELLHTFDDSLAQVSLAPGTGGVFIITLNGEVLWDRRENGGFPQAAELKRRVRDRIAPNRALGHVDDTPQAQR
- a CDS encoding HIT family protein, whose protein sequence is MTAALLHPRLEADTHAIGETSDMWLRWMDDQRFPWVIVVPKQHGVTEWYELPIESQHALLDMANRCGLYLKGLTGADKINIGALGNLVPQLHIHVIARRQDDACWPGPVWGQGEPQPYPTGQLPPWLPGLRERLSQRCA